A single Halarcobacter anaerophilus DNA region contains:
- the pta gene encoding phosphate acetyltransferase, with protein MGLIENIKENAKKELKTIVLPESEDERVLKAAAMVLEEKTANIVLIGDEDTIKNDAKSCGANIDGATIINPKSFKDIEKYIDELVELRKAKGLSREEATKIMTTEPRFFGCMMVRLADADGLVAGSNSPTADVLRAAIQVIKTAPGINTVSSAFIMETIDGKFGENGLLLFADCAVIPEPNAEQLADIACATAATAKSVVGIDPKVAMLSFSTKGSAKHPLVDKVQFAVDILAERNVDFAFDGEMQADAAIVEAIGAKKAPDSKVAGHANILVFPDLQSGNIGYKLVQRFAGAHAHGPVVQGLAKPVNDLSRGCSVEDIANLVAITATQK; from the coding sequence ATGGGTTTAATTGAGAATATTAAAGAGAATGCTAAAAAAGAATTAAAAACTATAGTTCTCCCGGAATCGGAAGACGAAAGAGTATTGAAAGCTGCTGCTATGGTTCTTGAAGAAAAAACTGCAAACATCGTTTTAATCGGTGACGAAGATACTATTAAAAACGATGCTAAATCTTGCGGTGCAAATATTGACGGTGCTACTATTATTAACCCTAAATCATTTAAAGATATTGAAAAATATATTGATGAATTAGTTGAGCTTAGAAAAGCCAAAGGTCTATCAAGAGAAGAAGCTACTAAAATTATGACTACCGAACCTAGATTTTTTGGTTGTATGATGGTTAGATTAGCTGATGCCGACGGTCTTGTCGCAGGTTCTAACTCTCCTACTGCAGATGTTTTAAGAGCTGCTATTCAGGTTATTAAAACTGCTCCTGGTATAAACACTGTATCTTCAGCGTTTATCATGGAAACTATTGACGGAAAATTCGGAGAAAACGGTCTTCTTCTTTTTGCTGACTGTGCCGTTATCCCTGAACCTAATGCGGAACAGTTAGCCGACATTGCTTGTGCTACTGCTGCTACTGCTAAAAGTGTTGTTGGAATTGACCCTAAAGTTGCTATGTTATCTTTCTCTACAAAAGGCAGTGCTAAGCATCCACTTGTTGACAAAGTTCAATTTGCCGTTGACATTTTAGCTGAGAGAAATGTTGATTTCGCATTTGACGGTGAAATGCAAGCAGATGCTGCTATTGTTGAAGCAATAGGTGCTAAAAAAGCTCCTGATTCTAAGGTTGCAGGTCATGCTAATATTTTAGTTTTCCCTGATTTACAATCTGGAAACATTGGATATAAACTTGTTCAAAGATTTGCAGGTGCTCATGCCCACGGTCCTGTTGTTCAAGGTTTAGCTAAACCTGTTAACGACTTATCTCGTGGTTGCTCTGTTGAGGACATCGCTAATTTAGTTGCTATTACTGCAACGCAAAAATAA
- a CDS encoding AraC family transcriptional regulator, translating to MAKVSSVTFHYVLKALQMHCDITIDEMLQEVDLNKESIFNTDSKIDSSYLSAIFKYCMKKSNDYSLSLKIGSSITYHSLGILGYLMLNTNSLKEMIEKFNHYQKLISGFIKFHLDIYKQHYKLTIYINENPMIPVPSFHAEVHLCAILSILSQIIDEKIVPDKTYFSQKKISNIKEYEKIFGSNIFFEKSENAIFFNEQNLKKVVNNSNPAMLEYFQIQANKILEDLKESSCYSKVKKEILKNIGECDITIDFIAKKLNMSVRTLQYNLKEENKKFRDALLVVKMNLANHYIKNSNMDISSIALYLGYSEPSSFFRAYKKYFKKTPKENLGKKGI from the coding sequence ATGGCAAAGGTTTCTTCTGTAACTTTTCATTATGTATTAAAAGCTTTACAAATGCATTGTGATATTACTATTGATGAAATGTTGCAAGAAGTGGATTTGAATAAAGAGAGTATTTTTAATACGGATTCAAAAATAGATAGTTCTTATTTGTCTGCTATTTTTAAATATTGTATGAAAAAAAGCAACGATTACTCTTTGAGCCTTAAAATAGGAAGTTCAATAACCTATCACTCTTTGGGTATTTTAGGATATTTGATGTTAAATACGAACTCTTTAAAAGAGATGATAGAAAAATTTAACCATTATCAAAAGTTAATAAGCGGATTTATAAAGTTTCATTTGGATATTTATAAACAGCACTATAAATTAACGATTTATATTAACGAAAATCCGATGATTCCTGTTCCTAGTTTTCATGCTGAAGTGCATTTATGTGCTATATTATCCATTCTTTCACAGATTATCGATGAAAAAATAGTTCCTGATAAAACATATTTTTCCCAAAAAAAAATCTCAAATATAAAAGAATATGAAAAAATTTTCGGTTCAAATATTTTTTTTGAAAAAAGTGAAAATGCAATTTTCTTTAATGAACAAAATCTAAAAAAAGTTGTAAATAACTCAAATCCCGCAATGTTGGAATATTTTCAGATACAAGCAAATAAAATTTTAGAAGATTTAAAAGAGAGCTCATGTTATAGCAAAGTGAAAAAAGAGATATTAAAAAATATAGGAGAATGCGATATCACGATAGATTTTATTGCTAAAAAACTGAATATGAGTGTTAGAACACTACAATATAATTTAAAAGAAGAGAATAAAAAATTTAGAGATGCTTTATTAGTCGTTAAAATGAATTTGGCAAATCATTATATTAAAAATTCTAATATGGATATTAGCAGTATTGCTTTATATTTAGGATACAGCGAACCAAGCTCTTTTTTTAGAGCTTATAAAAAATATTTTAAAAAAACACCCAAAGAAAATTTAGGTAAAAAAGGGATTTAA
- the cowN gene encoding N(2)-fixation sustaining protein CowN, whose product MSKIEINVDESYKSFKNIDCFENACIVIDHMLKVLENPKNMNIYWKKIVPMIPKAYYERDSKADSKEEVLYLVCSNAFYLDELFEKAEDEEAIEVLNKCEQECC is encoded by the coding sequence ATGTCAAAAATAGAGATTAATGTAGATGAAAGCTATAAAAGCTTCAAAAATATAGATTGTTTTGAAAATGCTTGCATTGTAATAGATCATATGTTAAAAGTATTGGAAAATCCTAAAAATATGAATATTTATTGGAAAAAGATAGTACCAATGATTCCAAAAGCATATTATGAAAGAGATTCTAAAGCCGATTCAAAAGAGGAAGTTTTATATCTGGTTTGCTCAAATGCTTTTTATTTAGATGAACTTTTTGAGAAAGCAGAAGATGAGGAAGCAATTGAAGTATTAAACAAATGTGAGCAAGAATGCTGCTAA
- a CDS encoding acetate/propionate family kinase, translating into MLVFILNAGSSSLKYQLMNPIIKKVFASGICERIGIDGVLKHEYGEGKKLVEEIDMPTHKEAIESVLSALTAGEGKVIDSINDIDAIGHRAVHGGEEFSSSVMVTPKVIETMKRLIPLAPLHNPANILGMEICQELMPGKPNVAVFDTAFHQTMPDYAYMYALPYDQYTKHGIRKYGFHGTSHYYVSNEARGMLDKKRNTRIIVCHLGNGSSVSAVYNGKCIDTSMGLTPIQGLMMGTRSGDVGAGALQFMMSQEGMTIDEALDVMNKKSGILGISGKSSDLREILEGMQEGDDRCRLAVQMVAYNIKKYVGSYVAALDGVDALCFTGGIGENASLIREIVCAGLDGMGLVLDPVKNNKRRSDARDIATNGSASRIFVIPTNEEYVIANDTYKVVSGTKC; encoded by the coding sequence ATGTTAGTATTTATTTTAAACGCAGGAAGTTCATCATTAAAATATCAATTAATGAATCCAATTATTAAAAAAGTATTTGCTTCAGGAATTTGTGAAAGAATAGGTATCGATGGAGTATTAAAACATGAATACGGTGAGGGCAAAAAACTAGTAGAAGAGATTGATATGCCTACTCATAAAGAGGCAATAGAATCTGTATTATCAGCTTTAACAGCAGGTGAAGGAAAAGTTATTGATTCAATCAACGATATTGATGCCATCGGACACAGAGCCGTACATGGAGGAGAAGAGTTCTCTAGTTCTGTAATGGTAACTCCAAAAGTTATTGAAACTATGAAAAGATTAATTCCTCTTGCTCCGTTACACAATCCCGCAAATATCTTAGGTATGGAAATTTGTCAAGAATTAATGCCGGGGAAACCTAACGTAGCTGTGTTTGATACTGCATTTCATCAAACAATGCCTGATTATGCTTATATGTATGCTCTGCCTTATGACCAATATACTAAACACGGTATTAGGAAATACGGTTTTCACGGTACAAGCCACTATTATGTTTCAAACGAAGCAAGAGGTATGTTAGATAAAAAAAGAAATACAAGAATTATTGTTTGCCACTTAGGAAACGGTTCTTCTGTTTCAGCTGTATATAATGGTAAATGTATAGATACCTCAATGGGACTAACTCCGATTCAAGGCCTTATGATGGGAACAAGAAGCGGTGATGTTGGAGCCGGTGCCTTACAATTTATGATGAGTCAAGAGGGTATGACTATTGATGAAGCCTTAGATGTTATGAATAAAAAATCGGGAATCTTGGGAATTTCAGGTAAATCTTCTGATTTAAGAGAGATCTTAGAAGGTATGCAAGAAGGTGATGACAGATGTAGATTGGCAGTTCAAATGGTTGCTTACAATATTAAAAAATATGTAGGTTCTTATGTTGCTGCACTTGACGGAGTCGATGCTTTATGTTTTACTGGAGGTATAGGTGAAAATGCCTCGCTAATCAGAGAAATAGTTTGTGCAGGACTAGATGGAATGGGATTAGTTTTAGACCCTGTAAAAAACAATAAAAGAAGAAGTGACGCAAGAGATATAGCAACAAACGGTTCAGCTTCTAGAATATTTGTAATTCCTACAAATGAAGAGTATGTTATTGCAAATGATACTTATAAAGTAGTATCAGGTACAAAATGCTAA
- a CDS encoding acetate/propionate family kinase, whose product MLVFILNAGSSSLKYQLMNPVTKEVLASGICERIGIDGILRHEFEDRELKLDANLPTHKEAIELVLRTLTSGEGKVIDSIDDIQAIGHRVAHGGEAFKKSTLVDDSVIEKIEELIPLAPLHNPANIMGIKICQELMPDKPNVAVFDTVFHQTMPDYAYMYALPYDQYKKYKIRKYGFHGTSHYYVSNEARSMLDKKRNTRIIVCHLGNGSSVTAVLNGKSIDTSMGLTPVQGLMMGTRAGDVGVGAIRYMMKQEGLDIDQVTNIMNKKSGILGISGKSSDLREVLEGMQQGDERCRLAVDMVAYNIKKYVGSYVAALDGVDALCFTGGIGENSALIREIVCTGLDGMGLVLDPIKNNKKKHNARDIATNSSAARIFVIPTNEEYVIAHDTYDVVREFAD is encoded by the coding sequence ATGTTAGTATTTATTTTAAACGCAGGAAGCTCATCGCTTAAATATCAGTTGATGAATCCTGTGACAAAGGAGGTTTTGGCTAGTGGAATTTGTGAGAGAATTGGAATAGACGGTATCTTAAGACATGAGTTTGAGGATAGGGAACTTAAACTTGATGCAAATTTACCGACACATAAAGAAGCAATTGAATTAGTTCTTAGAACATTAACAAGTGGAGAAGGCAAAGTTATTGATTCTATTGACGATATTCAAGCTATCGGACACAGAGTTGCCCACGGAGGAGAAGCTTTTAAAAAATCTACATTAGTCGATGACAGTGTAATTGAGAAAATAGAAGAGCTTATTCCGTTGGCACCTCTTCATAATCCGGCAAATATTATGGGAATAAAAATTTGTCAGGAGTTAATGCCTGATAAACCAAATGTTGCAGTGTTTGATACGGTATTTCATCAAACAATGCCTGATTATGCTTATATGTATGCTCTGCCTTATGACCAATATAAAAAATATAAAATTAGAAAATACGGTTTTCACGGTACAAGCCACTATTATGTTTCAAACGAAGCAAGAAGCATGTTAGATAAAAAAAGAAATACAAGAATTATTGTTTGTCACTTAGGAAACGGTTCTTCTGTTACTGCTGTATTAAACGGAAAATCTATTGATACTTCAATGGGATTAACTCCCGTTCAAGGTCTTATGATGGGAACAAGAGCAGGAGACGTAGGAGTTGGAGCAATTAGATATATGATGAAACAAGAAGGACTTGATATAGACCAAGTTACTAACATCATGAATAAAAAATCCGGAATCTTGGGAATCTCAGGTAAATCTTCTGATTTGAGAGAAGTATTAGAAGGTATGCAGCAAGGAGATGAAAGATGCAGATTAGCAGTTGATATGGTTGCTTACAATATTAAAAAATATGTAGGTTCTTATGTTGCTGCACTTGACGGAGTCGATGCTTTATGTTTTACAGGAGGTATCGGTGAAAATTCCGCTCTTATTAGAGAAATAGTTTGTACAGGACTTGATGGAATGGGACTTGTTTTAGACCCGATTAAGAATAATAAGAAAAAACATAATGCAAGAGATATTGCAACAAACAGTTCAGCTGCACGAATATTCGTAATTCCTACAAATGAAGAGTATGTAATCGCACATGATACATATGATGTTGTTAGAGAGTTTGCCGATTAA
- a CDS encoding putative nucleotidyltransferase substrate binding domain-containing protein: MSIHEQLAFIKEIHPFENLTKSQLDDFVNNLDIVYFKKNIIIQEANKEPENLYFIIKGVVQEKKEEEVISIYSNKEIFDPFSLIENRSKNSFITAQETICYLLPKDIFIKTLHKNSSLESFFFQSISQKLNTNMVDQKNKELANLMVAKVKDVNLHKAVIVPYETTIFEAVKTIKKEKIPTLLLKNKDDEIYIVTDSDFREKVILNRMDFDDIVGKISSKGIKYINENEFLFNAQLLMTKYGLKRLVVKNNENEIIGIIDQISLSSFFATHSFSVSNEIDNAQNLEELKKVCLSFTKIIKSLHAKGVKVDFISKLINRLNRKVMDKLFNMLAPKTLLGNSCLIVMGSEGRGEQILKTDQDNALILSDECKISKKELFDFTQKFTETLVDFGFPRCEGNIMVSNPYWCRTKSEFKDLIYNWITNPSKDDYMNLAIFYDAMAASGNRELLIALKEYLFKIGSTSKTFYMYFAKTIMDFNVPLGFFDGFVFDSKDKEHKNEIDIKRGGIFIIVQSIRALSLEHKLMRVNTLKRVQELENKGELEAEFASEIKEAFNFLLTLKLKSNLQKLDSAQKVDNYIDPEKLNTMEKDLLKESFKIVNKLKKKLEHHYKLNYV, encoded by the coding sequence ATGAGTATACATGAACAGCTTGCATTTATAAAAGAGATACACCCTTTTGAGAATCTTACGAAATCACAGTTAGATGACTTTGTTAATAATCTGGATATAGTCTATTTTAAAAAAAATATAATAATACAAGAAGCAAATAAAGAGCCTGAAAATCTCTATTTTATAATAAAAGGCGTTGTTCAGGAAAAAAAAGAGGAAGAGGTAATCTCTATTTATTCAAATAAAGAGATTTTCGATCCTTTTTCTTTAATTGAAAACCGTTCAAAAAACTCTTTTATAACTGCCCAAGAGACCATATGTTATCTTCTTCCCAAAGATATATTTATTAAAACTTTGCATAAAAACTCCTCTTTAGAGAGTTTTTTCTTTCAATCAATATCTCAAAAACTAAACACAAATATGGTTGATCAAAAAAATAAAGAGTTAGCTAATTTAATGGTAGCAAAAGTAAAAGACGTAAATCTTCATAAAGCAGTTATCGTTCCTTATGAAACTACAATTTTTGAAGCCGTAAAAACAATAAAAAAAGAGAAAATTCCGACTTTACTCTTAAAAAATAAAGATGATGAAATTTATATCGTAACAGATTCTGATTTTAGAGAAAAAGTTATTTTAAATAGAATGGATTTTGATGATATAGTAGGTAAAATTTCATCAAAAGGTATTAAATATATAAATGAAAATGAATTTTTATTTAATGCCCAGCTTCTTATGACCAAATATGGATTAAAAAGATTGGTCGTAAAAAACAATGAAAATGAAATAATAGGAATTATTGACCAAATATCACTCTCCTCTTTTTTTGCTACACACTCTTTTTCCGTTTCAAATGAGATTGACAATGCACAAAATCTCGAAGAGTTAAAAAAAGTATGTCTCTCTTTTACTAAAATTATTAAATCCCTTCATGCAAAAGGGGTAAAAGTAGATTTCATTTCAAAATTAATCAATCGTTTAAACAGAAAAGTAATGGATAAACTCTTTAATATGCTTGCACCAAAAACACTGCTTGGCAACTCTTGTCTTATTGTTATGGGAAGTGAAGGAAGAGGAGAACAGATATTAAAAACAGACCAAGACAATGCACTTATTCTCTCAGACGAATGTAAAATTTCAAAAAAAGAACTTTTTGATTTTACGCAAAAATTTACGGAAACTTTAGTTGATTTCGGATTTCCAAGATGTGAAGGGAATATTATGGTTTCAAATCCCTATTGGTGTAGAACAAAAAGTGAGTTTAAAGATCTGATTTACAACTGGATTACAAATCCAAGCAAAGATGATTATATGAATCTTGCAATTTTTTATGATGCAATGGCAGCTTCAGGGAACAGAGAACTTTTAATTGCGTTAAAAGAGTATCTTTTTAAAATAGGTTCAACCTCAAAAACCTTTTATATGTATTTTGCAAAAACAATTATGGATTTTAACGTTCCACTAGGCTTTTTTGACGGTTTTGTTTTTGATTCAAAAGATAAAGAGCATAAAAATGAGATAGATATAAAAAGAGGCGGAATTTTCATAATAGTACAAAGTATCAGAGCCTTGTCTTTAGAGCATAAACTTATGAGAGTAAACACTTTAAAAAGAGTCCAAGAGTTAGAAAACAAAGGAGAACTTGAAGCAGAATTTGCTTCTGAGATAAAAGAGGCATTTAACTTTCTTTTAACCCTTAAACTAAAATCAAATTTGCAAAAACTGGATTCTGCTCAAAAAGTGGATAACTATATTGATCCTGAAAAACTAAATACCATGGAAAAAGATCTTTTAAAAGAGAGTTTTAAAATAGTAAACAAATTAAAGAAAAAACTAGAACATCACTATAAGTTGAATTATGTTTAA
- the pta gene encoding phosphate acetyltransferase — MGLIENIKENAKKELKTIVLPESEDERVLKAAAMVLEEKTANIVLIGDEDTIKNDAKSCGANIDGATIINPKSFKDIEKYIDELVELRKAKGLSREEATKIMTTEPRFFGCMMVRLADADGLVAGSNSPTADVLRAAIQVIKTAPGINTVSSAFIMETIDGKFGENGLLLFADCAVIPEPNAEQLADIACATAATAKSVVGIDPKVAMLSFSTKGSAKHPLVDKVQFAVDILAERNVDFAFDGEMQADAAIVEAIGAKKAPDSKVAGHANILVFPDLQSGNIGYKLVQRFAGAHAHGPVVQGLAKPVNDLSRGCSVEDIANLVAITATQA, encoded by the coding sequence ATGGGTTTAATTGAGAATATTAAAGAGAATGCTAAAAAAGAATTAAAAACTATAGTTCTACCGGAATCGGAAGACGAAAGAGTATTGAAAGCTGCTGCTATGGTTCTTGAAGAAAAAACTGCAAACATCGTTTTAATCGGTGACGAAGATACTATTAAAAACGATGCTAAATCTTGCGGTGCAAATATTGACGGTGCTACTATTATTAACCCTAAATCATTTAAAGATATTGAAAAATATATTGATGAATTAGTTGAGCTTAGAAAAGCCAAAGGTCTATCAAGAGAAGAAGCTACTAAAATTATGACTACCGAACCTAGATTTTTTGGTTGTATGATGGTTAGATTAGCTGATGCCGACGGTCTTGTCGCAGGTTCTAACTCTCCTACTGCAGATGTTTTAAGAGCTGCTATTCAGGTTATTAAAACTGCTCCTGGTATAAACACTGTATCTTCAGCGTTTATCATGGAAACTATTGACGGAAAATTCGGAGAAAACGGTCTTCTTCTTTTTGCTGACTGTGCCGTTATCCCTGAACCTAATGCGGAACAGTTAGCCGACATTGCTTGTGCTACTGCTGCTACTGCCAAAAGTGTTGTTGGAATTGACCCTAAAGTTGCTATGTTATCTTTCTCTACAAAAGGCAGTGCTAAGCATCCACTTGTTGACAAAGTTCAATTTGCCGTTGACATTTTAGCTGAGAGAAATGTTGATTTCGCATTTGACGGTGAAATGCAAGCAGATGCTGCTATTGTTGAAGCAATAGGTGCTAAAAAAGCTCCTGATTCTAAGGTTGCAGGTCATGCTAATATTTTAGTTTTCCCTGATTTACAATCTGGAAACATTGGATATAAACTTGTTCAAAGATTTGCAGGTGCTCATGCCCACGGTCCTGTTGTTCAAGGTTTAGCTAAACCTGTTAACGACTTATCTCGTGGTTGCTCTGTTGAGGACATCGCTAATTTGGTTGCTATTACTGCAACGCAAGCATAA
- a CDS encoding 3'-5' exonuclease, with translation MFNKIKNYFNKRKLKDNKYLYLFDSCIKDEYVCFDCETTGLNVQKDDIISIGAVIIKNNRIISSRRFVKYIKPKTKLQEEAIKIHHIRECDLKEAEEIEKVIDEFLKFIGNRKLVGYFLEFDIAMINKYLKPKLGIKLPNRAYEVSAIYHDWKIEKIPQSNIDLRFDTILSELEIPNMGKHDAYNDAIMTAMMFIKLKNQPKVKIK, from the coding sequence ATGTTTAACAAAATAAAAAACTATTTTAATAAAAGGAAGCTAAAAGATAATAAATACCTTTATCTTTTTGACTCTTGTATTAAAGATGAGTATGTATGTTTTGACTGTGAGACCACTGGATTAAATGTACAAAAAGATGATATAATTTCAATTGGCGCAGTAATTATAAAAAATAATAGAATTATTTCAAGCAGAAGATTTGTTAAATATATAAAACCGAAAACAAAACTTCAAGAAGAGGCAATAAAAATCCACCATATAAGAGAGTGCGATTTAAAAGAGGCTGAAGAGATAGAAAAAGTAATAGATGAGTTTTTAAAATTTATCGGAAACAGAAAGCTTGTAGGGTATTTTCTAGAGTTTGATATTGCTATGATAAATAAATATTTAAAGCCGAAACTTGGAATAAAACTGCCTAATAGAGCCTATGAAGTCTCAGCTATTTATCATGATTGGAAAATTGAAAAAATTCCGCAAAGCAATATTGATTTAAGATTTGATACAATATTAAGTGAATTAGAAATTCCCAACATGGGAAAACATGATGCGTATAATGATGCAATCATGACTGCTATGATGTTTATAAAACTTAAAAATCAGCCAAAAGTTAAAATAAAATAG
- a CDS encoding DEAD/DEAH box helicase, which yields MSFSHLGLNPNILKAIKEQGYVNPTPIQKQAIPIVLEKNDILAAAQTGTGKTAAFTLPLLEIMSTQQNKGEKKHHIKALILTPTRELASQVSENIQSYCKYLPFKTAVIFGGVGINPQKAILKRGVDIVISTPGRLLDHISQKTINLSKVDFLVLDEADRMLDMGFINDIKKVINCLPKKRQTLLFSATFSNEIKLLSKSFLSNPKLVEVARNNSLTKQVSHVVHYVKKDIKRELLVSLVHKKNLNQVLVFTRTKHGANRLCEFLNKNGISSLAIHGNKSQNARTKALKDFKSKEINILVATDIAARGLDIEELPYVINFELPNVPQDYVHRIGRTGRAGNIGEAISLVCDEESKFLKDIEKLIKVTIPVKAIEGFTLSKLRYVENKTTPKNSRRKRSRKTEVSSNNKTTSRRRNQSIKR from the coding sequence ATGTCATTTTCACATTTAGGATTAAATCCTAACATTTTAAAAGCAATAAAAGAGCAGGGGTATGTAAATCCTACTCCGATCCAAAAACAAGCTATTCCAATCGTTTTAGAAAAGAACGATATTTTAGCTGCTGCTCAAACAGGTACAGGGAAAACAGCTGCATTTACACTTCCCTTATTGGAAATAATGAGTACTCAACAAAATAAAGGAGAAAAGAAGCATCACATTAAAGCTTTGATTCTGACTCCAACAAGAGAATTAGCTTCACAAGTTAGTGAAAATATTCAATCGTATTGTAAATATCTTCCTTTTAAAACAGCCGTTATTTTTGGTGGAGTGGGGATAAATCCACAAAAAGCAATTTTGAAAAGAGGTGTCGATATAGTTATCTCAACTCCTGGAAGATTGCTTGACCATATTTCTCAGAAAACAATAAATTTATCAAAGGTTGATTTTTTAGTTCTTGATGAAGCAGATAGAATGCTTGACATGGGATTTATCAATGATATAAAAAAAGTTATAAACTGTCTTCCCAAAAAGAGACAAACACTTCTTTTTTCTGCGACTTTTTCAAATGAGATTAAGCTGTTATCTAAATCATTTCTAAGTAATCCGAAACTTGTAGAAGTTGCTAGAAATAATAGTTTGACAAAACAGGTTTCTCATGTTGTACATTATGTAAAAAAAGATATAAAAAGAGAACTTTTAGTCTCTTTGGTGCATAAAAAAAATTTAAATCAAGTTTTAGTTTTTACTAGAACAAAACACGGTGCAAACAGATTATGCGAATTTTTAAATAAAAACGGTATATCTTCACTTGCCATTCATGGAAATAAATCTCAAAATGCGAGAACAAAAGCTTTAAAAGATTTTAAATCAAAAGAGATAAATATTCTAGTTGCAACTGATATTGCTGCCCGTGGACTTGATATTGAAGAACTTCCTTATGTTATAAATTTTGAATTACCGAATGTTCCTCAGGATTATGTTCATAGAATAGGAAGAACAGGAAGAGCAGGAAATATCGGAGAAGCTATCTCTTTGGTTTGTGATGAAGAGTCGAAATTTTTAAAAGATATAGAAAAACTTATAAAAGTTACGATACCTGTAAAAGCTATAGAAGGATTTACTCTTTCAAAATTAAGATATGTAGAGAATAAAACTACTCCTAAAAATTCAAGAAGAAAACGTAGTAGAAAAACTGAAGTAAGTAGTAATAATAAAACCACTTCTAGAAGACGAAATCAAAGTATAAAAAGATAA
- a CDS encoding acetate/propionate family kinase, whose product MLILVLNAGSSSLKYQLINVETAEVKASGLCERIGIDGVMKHEIAEHRKLEIDQPMPTHKEAIEFVLNILTHDDTKVIETIDEIKAIGHRIVHGGEYFKKSVLITPDVIRKIEELIPLAPLHNPAHLLGIRICKQLLPDKPNVAVFDTAFHQTMPEENYLYAVPHEDYLEHHLRKYGFHGTSHYYVSNEAIKMLNKRDTKVIVCHLGNGSSMCAVKDGKSIDTTMGLTPLEGLVMGTRSGDIDAGVIPYLMDRKGMSPDEIIDYLNKKSGILGVSGISSDLREVLKAAEDGDHRSKVCIEMMSNRIKKYLCSYIGLLGGVDAICFTAGIGENADVIREKACAGLEFLGIEIDKRKNKKRESGNREINKDDAPIKIYVIPTNEEYVIARDTYNLVKKD is encoded by the coding sequence ATGTTAATTCTTGTTTTAAATGCAGGGAGTTCATCTTTAAAATACCAACTTATAAATGTAGAAACAGCAGAGGTAAAAGCTTCCGGTTTATGTGAAAGAATCGGTATTGACGGAGTAATGAAACATGAAATCGCCGAACACAGAAAATTGGAAATCGACCAACCTATGCCTACTCATAAAGAGGCAATCGAGTTTGTCTTAAATATACTTACACACGACGATACGAAAGTAATTGAGACAATTGATGAAATAAAAGCAATCGGTCACAGAATTGTTCACGGTGGAGAGTATTTTAAAAAATCTGTTTTAATAACCCCTGATGTAATTAGAAAAATCGAAGAGCTTATTCCTTTAGCTCCGTTACACAACCCTGCTCATCTTTTGGGAATACGAATCTGTAAACAACTTTTACCTGATAAACCCAATGTTGCAGTATTTGATACGGCTTTTCATCAAACAATGCCAGAAGAGAATTATTTATATGCAGTTCCTCATGAAGATTATTTAGAGCACCACTTAAGAAAGTACGGTTTCCATGGGACAAGTCACTATTATGTTTCAAATGAAGCAATTAAAATGTTAAATAAAAGAGATACAAAAGTTATTGTTTGTCACTTAGGAAACGGTTCATCAATGTGTGCTGTTAAAGATGGAAAATCAATAGATACTACTATGGGATTAACTCCTCTTGAAGGTCTTGTTATGGGAACAAGAAGCGGAGATATTGATGCAGGAGTTATTCCTTATTTAATGGATAGAAAAGGTATGAGCCCGGATGAAATCATTGATTATCTAAATAAGAAATCAGGGATTTTAGGAGTTTCGGGAATTTCATCGGATTTAAGAGAAGTTCTTAAAGCAGCAGAAGACGGAGACCACAGATCAAAAGTTTGTATAGAGATGATGTCAAATAGAATCAAAAAATATTTATGCTCATATATAGGACTTTTAGGTGGAGTAGATGCAATTTGTTTTACTGCCGGAATCGGTGAAAATGCCGATGTAATCAGAGAAAAAGCTTGTGCAGGTTTAGAATTTTTAGGTATAGAAATAGATAAAAGAAAAAATAAAAAAAGAGAGAGCGGAAACAGAGAAATAAACAAAGATGATGCTCCAATTAAAATCTATGTTATTCCTACAAATGAAGAGTACGTAATAGCAAGAGATACATATAATTTAGTAAAAAAGGATTAA